The following proteins are co-located in the Oncorhynchus gorbuscha isolate QuinsamMale2020 ecotype Even-year linkage group LG22, OgorEven_v1.0, whole genome shotgun sequence genome:
- the LOC124009466 gene encoding paired mesoderm homeobox protein 1-like, with protein MSMGRTIDIAMPMGRDIGLGNADGRRAGQVTERAVVTVWFQNRRAKFRRNERAMLASKNSSMMKSYSRDLTAVEQSIAPRPNDYLSWGSSSPYSAMAAYPPTCSPTTSAQGMNMANSIANLRLKAKEYSLNQLPTVN; from the exons ATGTCGATGGGCAGGACAATAGACATCGCTATGCCGATGGGCAGGGACATTGGGCTTGGGAATGCCGATGGCAGGCGAGCGGGCCAAGTCACAGAGAGAGCAGTGGTGACG gTGTGGTTTCAGAACAGGAGGGCTAAGTTCCGTCGTAACGAGCGTGCTATGCTAGCCAGTAAAAATTCCTCCATGATGAAGTCCTACTCTCGTGACCTCACGGCAGTGGAGCAGTCAATCGCACCTCGACCCAACGACTACCTGTCCTGGGGCTCCTCTTCTCCCTACAG TGCCATGGCAGCGTACCCCCCCACCTGTTCCCCCACCACCTCAGCCCAGGGGATGAACATGGCTAACAGCATCGCTAACCTCCGGCTCAAAGCCAAGGAGTACAGCCTCAACCAGTTGCCTACTGTCaactga